In one Trichosurus vulpecula isolate mTriVul1 chromosome 8, mTriVul1.pri, whole genome shotgun sequence genomic region, the following are encoded:
- the EMC7 gene encoding ER membrane protein complex subunit 7: MVVMAAVQWGLVSVLLLFLPASSQGSEGAGAASEGPGGSGGGVGERFKIEGRAVVPGVKPQDWIAGARVLVDGEEHVGFLKTDGSFVVHDIPSGSYVVEVISPAYRFDPVRVDITSKGKMRARYVNYIKTSEVVRLPYPLQMKSSGPPSYFIKRESWGWTDFLMNPMVMMMVLPLLIFVLLPKVVNTSDPDMRREMEQSMNMLNSNHELPDVSEFMTRLFSSKSSSKSSSGSSKTGKSGAGKRR; this comes from the exons aTGGTTGTCATGGCTGCCGTGCAGTGGGGTCTCGTCTCGGTCCTGCTGCTGTTCCTGCCCGCCTCTTCTCAGGGTTCGGAGGGGGCGGGGGCGGCCTCTGAGGGGCCGGGCGGGAGCGGGGGCGGCGTTGGGGAGCGCTTTAAGATCGAGGGGCGGGCGGTGGTGCCGGGAGTGAAGCCGCAGGATTGGATCGCCGGGGCCCGGGTGCTGGTGGACGGTGAGGAGCATGTCGGCTTTCTCAA gACAGACGGAAGTTTTGTGGTTCATGACATACCTTCTGGTTCTTATGTTGTAGAAGTCATATCCCCAGCTTACAGGTTTGACCCTGTCCGGGTGGATATtacttcaaaaggaaaaatgag AGCAAGATATGTTAATTACATTAAGACATCAGAAGTGGTCAGGTTACCCTATCCTCTTCAGATGAAATCTTCTGGTCCACCTTCCTACTTTATAAAAAGGGAGTCCTGGGGTTGGACGGATTTTCTGATGAATCCAATG GTTATGATGATGGTACTTCCATTACTGATATTTGTGCTTCTACCCAAAGTTGTCAACACAAGTGATCCTGATATGAGACGG GAGATGGAGCAGTCAATGAACATGTTGAATTCCAACCATGAGCTGCCTGATGTTTCAGAGTTTATGACAAGACTCTTCTCTTCAAAATCCTCGAGCAAGTCCAGCAGTGGCAGCAGTAAGACAGGCAAAAGTGGGGCTGGCAAAAGGAGGTAG